A part of Acyrthosiphon pisum isolate AL4f unplaced genomic scaffold, pea_aphid_22Mar2018_4r6ur Scaffold_20841;HRSCAF=22291, whole genome shotgun sequence genomic DNA contains:
- the LOC103309621 gene encoding uncharacterized protein LOC103309621 — MGNLPSFRISQIKPFSRTGVDFAGPFQVKAAMIRKIKVTKAYICIFVCMVTTAVHIELVSDLSTPLFIAALDRFIGRRGRCTDIYSDCGTNFIGTNRYLQEVYSILKGPRCVENAVDNQIRWHFNPPASPHMGGLWEAAVKSTKTLLLRIIQDRVLTYEELNTVLHRVESTLNSRPLSSMSSDPNDFQVLTAGHFLTMAPLVSVPAPHDPVELSSISRSKRWSLIQQIHQHFWIRWQREYVLSLHERSKWTRPNPNLQVGDLVLVNEPSAPLTWPTARVVEVHPGADGIVRVAKVKLSTGKIYTRPSVKLCPLPLSD, encoded by the coding sequence ATGGGAAACCTACCGTCTTTTCGTATTTCCCAAATAAAGCCATTTAGTAGAACCGGAGTAGATTTTGCTGGACCCTTCCAGGTAAAAGCAGCAATGATTCGAAAAATAAAGGTCACAAAGgcgtacatttgtatttttgtatgtatggTAACAACAGCAGTTCACATTGAACTAGTTTCCGACCTATCGACTCCATTGTTTATAGCTGCACTTGATCGGTTTATTGGACGAAGAGGGAGATGCACAGACATTTATAGCGATTGTGGAACGAATTTCATAGGAACGAACCGTTATCTACAAGAAGTATACTCCATACTGAAAGGACCTCGCTGTGTTGAAAATGCGGTAGATAATCAAATCCGCTGGCATTTCAACCCTCCAGCCTCCCCTCACATGGGTGGTTTATGGGAGGCTGCCGTAAAATCAACGAAAACTCTTTTACTACGAATTATTCAAGACAGGGTCCTGACGTATGAAGAACTTAATACCGTACTGCACCGAGTCGAGTCAACCCTCAATTCTCGCCCACTTAGTTCCATGTCTTCCGACCCGAATGATTTCCAAGTCCTCACAGCAGGACACTTTCTAACTATGGCACCATTGGTATCCGTTCCTGCACCCCATGATCCGGTTGAACTTAGCAGTATAAGTAGGAGTAAACGCTGGTCATTAATACAACAAATTCACCAACATTTTTGGATCCGGTGGCAGAGAGAATACGTACTATCCCTGCATGAGAGATCCAAATGGACCCGTCCCAATCCCAACCTCCAAGTGGGAGATCTGGTATTAGTGAACGAACCAAGTGCCCCTCTGACCTGGCCTACAGCCCGAGTGGTCGAAGTTCATCCAGGAGCTGATGGGATCGTCCGAGTGGCCAAAGTAAAGCTGTCAACGGGAAAAATCTACACTCGGCCCTCAGTAAAACTGTGTCCTTTACCCCTCTCTGATTGA
- the LOC103309619 gene encoding uncharacterized protein LOC103309619 — translation MPRKNRPLETLLVIVLKIAPAKKISVPRLELCGAWLLARLLAFAQDNLSAINIEKVTAWSDSTVTLHWIRSSTSRLKTFVANRVSKIQDQTLVESWRHVPTNDNPTDCASRGLRPDLLAGHDIWWHGPPFLRQPKREWPVESTVSPISCSEEEKEEKPITLLSQGKEEDCRLLYQSDNLPKVLRLTVYWLRLRDRLGKKSSLPITSPPTTDETDRALRSLVRWTQNIYFSDEKKELSMGKPARKHLRKLTPFLDDDHLLRVGGRLGYAEIPYNEKHPLLLPKSARLTELLIDFTHRKNGHPGPQTIQYLLRQNYWILSS, via the exons ATGCCACGCAAGAATCGCCCACTTGAAACATTGCTGGTAATTGTTTTGAAG ATAGCACCGGCTAAGAAGATATCTGTTCCGAGACTAGAGTTATGTGGTGCTTGGTTATTAGCTCGCCTTCTTGCGTTTGCGCAAGATAACTTGTCCGCAATCAATATAGAAAAGGTTACCGCGTGGTCGGACTCCACGGTAACGCTACATTGGATAAGAAGTTCAACCTCACGACTCAAAACATTCGTAGCAAATCGAGTATCCAAAATTCAAGACCAGACTCTTGTGGAAAGTTGGCGTCACGTACCAACCAATGACAACCCAACGGACTGTGCATCCCGTGGGCTCAGACCCGACCTTTTAGCCGGCCACGACATATGGTGGCATGGTCCTCCGTTTCTCCGACAACCTAAAAGAGAATGGCCTGTGGAAAGTACGGTGAGTCCTATTAGTTGTTCAGAGGAAGAAAAGGAAGAAAAACCTATTACGCTTTTGTCCCAAGGAAAAGAGGAAGACTGCCGGCTTCTTTATCAATCAGACAACTTACCAAAAGTTTTAAGACTCACCGTTTATTGGTTAAGACTTCGAGATCGTCTTGGAAAAAAATCGTCCTTACCGATCACTTCTCCACCTACTACAGACGAAACGGACAGAGCACTTCGATCCTTAGTACGCTGGActcaaaacatatatttttccgACGAAAAAAAAGAGCTCTCCATGGGAAAACCAGCTCGGaaacatttaagaaaattaacACCGTTTCTGGACGACGACCACTTGCTGAGGGTGGGCGGTCGTTTAGGATATGCCGAAATCCCATACAATGAAAAACATCCCTTATTGTTGCCAAAGTCTGCGCGATTGACTGAACTCCTAATAGACTTTACCCACCGGAAAAACGGACATCCAGGTCCACAAACGATACAATATTTACTACGTCAAAATTACTGGATCCTTTCATCCTGA
- the LOC103309618 gene encoding uncharacterized protein LOC103309618, with translation MGVLEEAKERLVGIQCKVQRVYEAGKAVEKVPSNRMAHTKFKIMYATLDNLCADFEAQLTIIIRHQCKGGAVGDLVDTEKLRAEFEELYIGSKIFADEYLPEATAEASLNKTFIDPKPTATPSTYFPIEKLSIPIFNGNAIEYTSFRNMFDIMVDNTNMPPVLKFGYLKSRLEGEPLKLIGNLMLTDSNYTLALSQLTARYSNRRVIAEHHLEQIFNAPKAFFGDGNSIRKLLNNIIETTGALQNLSFAVDQWDPILLHLLQKKLDSHLRSQWELLVDTTEDPTVVEFTTFLTKYCKSATVTESHHLPKPFKQNKTTTLLTNQPGQQHTAQQTSKNESWGEKQSFTCQVCKVQPGHLLINCPLFKEKTPTERHKIIKELNRCFRCFSAHRVVDCKNPKTCNDCGGKHHTMLHLSNTEKTIAAEPVTFAATATNSVRTSVLLATATVVVQTRHGYSVNVRALLDSASQSSFVTERCVHLLGLQRESRDIVVQALAGTQVPVVKGSTTINVRPVGLENPQFNINALILPRITGPIPSERVFTEHWSHTVGLNLADPDYDKPLPVDILLGADVFPQLILGDKRVGNTGQPIALSTVFGWVLMGRTSCATKKKIVTMCSTLESVNQTLKRFFEVEEVPNVEKGCPADLECERIYQSTTTRQPDGRYVVHLPFLKNPPQLGQSKDQALNRLYHLENRFAKNPVLREEYNKEMKDYLDTTHMTKLNQTLTNEQNTYYIPHHAVIRPDSTTTKMRIVFDASANTSSGMSLNDNLYCGKKLQQDLPGIILRFRLHPIVFTADIKKMFRQIVVTETHRPYQRLLYRFNPEEPVQEYEMNRVTFGQKCSPFIAIRTLHKLVDDEASNDEALKSIVHQDLYVDDIVTGTSTLNEALELTQNLITLFEKGKFELRKWSSNSEQLLTHIPLEHQQVLPITFEEPDSGCTKVLGLRWDPKVDSLSYQYQPCPVKFSKRAILSEIARIYDPLGLLTPVTTDLKRLMKYLWLVGVNWDETIPEEAMTSWTQYHRELPILATLQIPRMVTHPNATYELHGFSDASEVAYAAAVYLRIDTGTEVKCHLLMGKSKIAPAKKISVPRLELCGAWLLARLLAFAQDNLSAINIEKVTAWSDSTVTLHWIRSSTSRLKTFVANRVSKIQDQTLVESWRHVPTNDNPTDCASRGLRPDLLAGHDIWWHGPPCYSYIHDIQSLSPSNGSLWRKTKALLKHKSTIPPLRYQNNNLNNSRNKKILLRTFSRPGVPQGSDIAPFIYTLFTADIPTTDNTLIGTYADDTAILSSIQDPFEASSLLQNHLNSLSHWFKSWKIKINDSKSSHVTFSLRPGDCPHITFENAIIPHSNEVKYLGLLFDRRLTWGPHLKTKRKQLNSRLHILRPLMKSNMHISNRLLLYKSLLQPIWSYGIALWGTTKPSNTRTIQAFQAICLRMIAKAPWYVTNVALHNDLQIPTIKHTAIKYYLRLHSNMEHHSNPLIAQLHTNALPDNPARRLNREWPRDLLNAH, from the exons atgggcGTCCTCGAAGAAGCGAAAGAACGATTAGTAGGTATTCAATGTAAGGTACAAAGAGTATATGAAGCTGGAAAGGCAGTTGAAAAGGTACCTAGCAACAGGATGGCGCACACTAAATTCAAAATCATGTACGCAACGTTAGACAATTTATGTGCTGATTTTGAAGCACAATTAACGATTATCATCCGACATCAGTGTAAAGGAGGTGCAGTAGGAGACTTAGTTGACACTGAAAAATTACGAGCTGAGTTTGAGGAGCTGTACATAGGAAGTAAAATATTCGCGGATGAATATCTGCCCGAAGCAACCGCCGAAGCTTCATTGAACAAAACGTTTATAGACCCGAAACCTACCGCTACCCCAAGTACATATTTTCCTATAGAAAAACTATCTATTCCTATATTTAACGGAAATGCAATTGAATACACAAGTTTTCGGAACATGTTCGATATAATGGTAGATAACACCAATATGCCACCAGTCTTAAAGTTTGGATACTTGAAATCACGTTTAGAAGGAGAGCCGTTGAAACTTATAGGCAACCTTATGTTAACGGACAGTAATTATACACTAGCCCTGTCACAATTAACAGCCCGATATTCAAACCGTCGAGTGATCGCAGAACATCATCTGGAACAAATATTTAACGCACCAAAAGCGTTCTTTGGTGACGGGAATTCCATAAGAAAgctattgaacaatattattgaaactacTGGAGCCCTACAAAACTTATCATTTGCGGTTGATCAATGGGATCCGATTCTTTTGCACCTTTTACAGAAAAAATTGGATTCACATCTTCGATCCCAGTGGGAACTGTTGGTGGATACTACGGAAGATCCGACTGTCGTAGAGTTTACCACTtttctaacaaaatattgtaagtcAGCTACCGTCACTGAAAGTCACCATCTACCAAAACCCTTCAAGCAGAATAAAACAACAACCTTGCTCACGAACCAACCGGGTCAACAACACACGGCACAACAAACATCGAAGAATGAAAGCTGGGGAGAAAAGCAATCGTTTACCTGTCAAGTGTGCAAAGTTCAACCGGGACACTTACTCATAAACTGTCCTTTGTTTAAGGAGAAAACACCGACCGAACGTCATAAAATCATCAAAGAGTTGAACAGGTGTTTCCGATGCTTCAGTGCACATAGAGTGGTAGACTGCAAAAACCCGAAAACTTGTAATGATTGTGGTGGGAAGCACCACACTATGTTACATCTTTCAAACACCGAAAAAACCATTGCTGCCGAGCCCGTGACGTTCGCAGCTACCGCAACAAACAGTGTTCGTACATCAGTCCTTTTGGCAACGGCTACCGTGGTTGTGCAAACGAGACATGGATACTCCGTTAACGTAAGAGCTTTATTAGATAGCGCTAGCCAAAGCAGTTTCGTGACAGAACGCTGTGTACATTTGTTGGGTCTTCAGCGGGAAAGTCGAGATATTGTGGTACAAGCTCTGGCCGGTACCCAGGTTCCAGTCGTTAAAGGAAGTACCACCATTAACGTACGGCCCGTAGGTCTCGAAAATCcccaatttaatattaacgcTTTAATATTACCCCGCATAACTGGTCCTATTCCATCAGAACGCGTTTTCACGGAACATTGGTCACATACAGTTGGGTTAAATTTAGCAGACCCTGATTACGACAAACCACTACCTGTCGACATTCTATTAGGTGCAGATGTTTTCCCACAACTAATCTTAGGAGATAAAAGAGTTGGTAACACCGGTCAACCAATCGCTTTATCCACAGTGTTTGGATGGGTATTAATGGGAAGAACCTCATGCGCTACGAAAAAGAAGATTGTCACAATGTGTTCAACACTAGAATCCGTTAACCAAACCTTAAAACGCTTTTTTGAAGTGGAAGAAGTTCCAAATGTCGAAAAAGGTTGCCCGGCGGATTTAGAGTGTGAACGAATCTACCAGTCAACCACAACGCGTCAACCAGACGGTAGATACGTAGTCCATTTACCCTTCCTGAAAAACCCTCCACAACTTGGACAGTCAAAAGATCAAGCCTTGAACCGTTTATATCATTTAGAAAACCGATTTGCAAAAAATCCTGTTTTGCGTGAAGAGTATAACAAAGAAATGAAGGATTACCTAGATACCACCCATAtgacaaaattaaatcaaaccCTTACAAATGAACAGAACACTTATTACATTCCACATCATGCAGTTATACGGCCTGATAGTACAACCACAAAAATGCGAATTGTTTTCGATGCCTCGGCAAACACATCATCTGGGATGTCATTGAACGACAACCTCTATTGCGGAAAGAAGCTCCAACAAGACCTACCCGGGATAATTTTGCGGTTTCGCCTACATCCCATTGTGTTTACGGCAGATATAAAAAAGATGTTTCGTCAAATAGTTGTAACCGAAACCCATCGTCCCTATCAGCGATTGTTATATAGATTCAACCCAGAGGAGCCTGTGCAGGAATATGAAATGAATAGAGTTACTTTTGGTCAAAAATGTTCTCCATTTATTGCGATTCGTACACTACATAAATTGGTCGACGATGAAGCGTCTAACGATGAAGCATTAAAATCTATCGTTCATCAGGATCTCTATGTCGATGACATAGTAACAGGTACAAGTACTCTAAACGAAGCGCTCGAATTGACACAAAACCTAATCACATTATTCGAAAAGGGTAAGTTCGAACTGCGAAAATGGTCAAGCAACTCTGAGCAACTGTTAACCCATATTCCGTTAGAACACCAACAAGTACTTCCAATTACTTTCGAAGAACCTGATTCCGGCTGCACGAAAGTTCTCGGTTTAAGGTGGGACCCGAAAGTGGACTCACTCAGCTACCAATATCAACCCTGTCCAGTAAAATTCAGCAAACGAGCAATACTATCCGAAATCGCGCGTATATATGATCCTCTCGGCCTTCTCACTCCTGTTACAACGGATTTAAAAAGATTAATGAAATACCTCTGGTTGGTTGGAGTAAATTGGGATGAAACAATACCGGAAGAAGCAATGACCTCTTGGACCCAATACCACCGAGAGTTACCCATTCTAGCTACCCTGCAAATTCCTCGCATGGTTACCCATCCAAATGCTACATACGAGTTACACGGTTTTAGTGATGCCTCTGAAGTAGCGTATGCGGCGGCCGTATACCTAAGAATCGATACTGGCACAGAAGTAAAGTGTCATCTCTTGATGGGAAAATCTAAGATAGCACCGGCTAAGAAGATATCTGTTCCGAGACTAGAGTTATGTGGTGCTTGGTTATTAGCTCGCCTTCTTGCGTTTGCGCAAGATAACTTGTCCGCAATCAATATAGAAAAGGTTACCGCGTGGTCGGACTCCACGGTAACGCTACATTGGATAAGAAGTTCAACCTCACGACTCAAAACATTCGTAGCAAATCGAGTATCCAAAATTCAAGACCAGACTCTTGTGGAAAGTTGGCGTCACGTACCAACCAATGACAACCCAACGGACTGTGCATCCCGTGGGCTCAGACCTGACCTTTTAGCCGGCCACGACATATGGTGGCATGGTCCTCCATGCTATTCATACATACATGATATTCAATCTCTTTCACCCTCAAATGGGTCTCTCTGGAGAAAAACCAAAGCTCTTTTAAAGCATAAATCTACCATTCCCCCTCTTCGCTATCAGAACAACAATCTTAATAACtctagaaacaaaaaaatactgcTCAGGACTTTTTCTCGAC CCGGTGTCCCTCAGGGAAGCGACATCGCTCCTTTCATATACACATTGTTCACAGCTGACATTCCTACAACGGATAACACCCTAATAGGGACATATGCCGACGACACCGCAATCCTTTCATCTATTCAAGACCCTTTCGAAGCTAGCAGCCTACTTCAAAATCATCTGAACAGCTTATCTCACTGGTTCAAATCTTGGAAAATCAAGATCAACGACTCCAAGTCTTCTCATGTCACTTTCTCCCTCCGCCCCGGGGACTGTCCTCACATAACATTCGAGAATGCAATCATTCCTCACTCAAATGAAGTCAAATATCTCGGCTTATTGTTTGACAGAAGGCTCACCTGGGGCCCCCACCTCAAAACCAAACGCAAACAACTAAATAGCCGCCTTCACATCCTTAGGCCTCTCATGAAATCTAATATGCACATCTCCAACCGTCTACTACTCTACAAATCCCTTCTGCAACCTATCTGGTCATACGGAATCGCTCTCTGGGGTACCACTAAACCATCGAACACTAGAACCATACAAGCATTCCAAGCCATCTGCCTCCGCATGATTGCTAAAGCCCCTTGGTACGTCACAAATGTTGCTCTTCATAATGACCTCCAAATCCCCACCATCAAACATACAGCTATCAAATATTATCTTCGCCTGCACTCCAATATGGAACATCACTCAAACCCCCTCATCGCTCAACTTCATACCAACGCTCTTCCAGACAACCCAGCCAGACGCCTCAATCGTGAATGGCCCAGAGATCTTCTCAACGCACATTAA
- the LOC115034719 gene encoding uncharacterized protein LOC115034719: MVKSTHADRIQQLEDTMQLLQEKVNTQTTALENLTRELRDATDIIKQLINDTDTKITIEAARRQRDIQLVKTASQDNASTRASNIELTMPTFSGEPSEHPKEFLKNLNSYLVHKHITQVDRIITIENCMRGKAAKWFTMIKDLAPNEDTFKTLFLKHFFSEDRQWDIFIKCTEAGKKPISNNFQEHFNYWMTELKHLDSPKMDELQAINLITKHFPIAIQAYIQTTQEKKFLNIWEKLGELENNYNKQNSTDQQMTNNKQPFTNRYTSTNDNQTQPFTSRYGNTNGSNSQQVGGRYTQTGSTQQNSAQQSGPRQATQRPINGTSGQTQYASAQDKKTIRYLVTHDDTNDESANEEGEANIIDDDTKNLYGEAMA, from the coding sequence ATGGTGAAGAGTACGCATGCAGATCGGATCCAGCAACTAGAAGACACGATGCAACTGCTACAGGAGAAAGTAAATACTCAGACCACCGCACTCGAAAACCTAACTAGGGAGTTACGAGACGCTACGGATATAATTAAACAACTAATCAATGACACAGATACAAAAATTACGATCGAAGCAGCAAGACGTCAGAGGGACATCCAATTGGTAAAAACAGCGAGTCAAGACAACGCAAGTACAAGGGCAAGCAACATCGAACTAACAATGCCAACTTTCAGTGGCGAACCGAGCGAGCACCCGAAAGAATTCTTGAAAAACCTGAACTCGTACTTAGTGCACAAACACATCACCCAAGTTGATCGAATAATTACAATCGAAAATTGCATGAGAGGAAAAGCTGCAAAATGGTTCACCATGATCAAAGACTTGGCACCAAATGAAGATACATTTAAGACACTGTTTTTGAAACATTTCTTTTCGGAAGACCGTCAATGggacatatttataaaatgcacgGAAGCAGGAAAAAAACCAATAAGCAATAACTTCCAGGAACACTTCAATTATTGGATGACAGAGCTTAAGCATCTGGACTCGCCAAAAATGGACGAATTACAGGCTATTAACCTAATAACAAAGCATTTCCCTATAGCCATTCAGGCTTACATACAGACAAcgcaagaaaaaaaattcctcAACATATGGGAAAAGTTGGGtgaattggaaaataattacaacaaacaGAACAGTACCGATCAGcaaatgacaaataataaacaaccaTTCACTAATCGGTACACTAGTACAAACGACAACCAAACACAACCGTTTACTAGTCGGTACGGTAACACGAATGGCAGTAATTCACAACAAGTCGGGGGCCGATATACACAAACGGGGTCTACACAACAAAATAGCGCTCAACAATCAGGTCCACGACAAGCAACCCAACGACCAATAAATGGGACAAGTGGACAAACACAGTACGCATCAGCGCAAGATAAAAAAACAATCAGATACCTCGTAACACACGATGACACAAATGACGAGTCAGCCAATGAGGAGGGAGAGGCAAACATTATCGATGACGATACAAAAAACTTATACGGGGAGGCTATGGCGTAG